In Comamonas koreensis, the genomic stretch CAGCACTGCCTTGAAGGTGTAGTCGCTGAAGCCAAAGGGCACCAGCACAAAGGCCACCAGCAGGAAGGCCAGCATGGCCCACTTGTCCTGCAGCACCGGGAAGATCTGCTGGTCGGCCGCGTAGCTGGTCTTGAACTGGCCATTTTCACGATAAAACATAGGTCAGTTCTCCAATTACACGCGGTCGATAATTTTGTACACATGGGCGCAGCCTGCGGCTGCCTGCTGCAGCAGCTTGCTGCAGCCACCGCATTCGCACAGCGAATGCGGTGCCGATTTCGCAAAATTCTTGTAGATGTATTTCATACACGATCAATAATTTTGTCCCCGAAGAGACCTTGAGGGCGAAACAGCAGGAAGCACAGCGCCAGGCCGTAGGCAAACCAGGTCTCGATACCGCCGCCCACATAGGGGCCCAGGTAGACCTCGGAGAGCTTCTCGCCCACGCCGATGATCAGGCCGCCGACGATGGCGCCAGGCACCGAGGTGAGGCCGCCCAGAATCACGACTGGCAAGGCTTTGAGCGCCACCAGCGACAGCGAATACTGCACGCCCAGCTTGGAGCCCCAGATGATGCCCACCACCAGCGCCACGCAGCCGGCCACCGACCAGACGATGACCCAGATGCGCGAGAGTGGAATGCCGATGGACTGGGCCGCCTGGTGGTCGTCGGCCACGGCGCGCAGCGCCCGGCCGGTCTTGGTCTTTTGGAAGAAGACGCTCAGCACCAGCACCAGCACGGCGGCAATGCCGGCGGCATACAGGTCTTCCTGGCTGATCAGCACGCCGCCCTGGAACATGTTTTCCAGGACGAACATGGGGTCCTTGGGCATGCCCACATTGATGCTGTAGACGGCCGAGCCAAAGATCATCGGGCCCAGGCCGTCGAGGAAGTAGGCAATGCCCAGCGTGGCCATCAGCAGCGCGATGGGCTCCTGGTTGACGAGGTAGCGCAGCGCAAAGCGCTCGATCGCCCAGGCCACGCCGACCATGATGACCATCGCCACAACAAGCGCCAGCGCGATGCTGAGCACGCCGGGCTCCATGCCCAGCCATTTTGGAATCCATTCGGAAAAGCGTGCCATCGCCAGCGCGGCAAACAGCACCATTGCCCCCATGGCGAAGTTGAAGACGCCTGAGGCCTTGAAGATCAGCACAAAGCCCAGCGCGATGAGCGCGTAGAGCATGCCCACCATCAGGCCACCAAACAAAGTTTCAAGAAAAAATGCCATTGCGGTCCCCTGGGGTGTGTTCTCAGTGGCCTGCGCCCAGATAGGCGCGGATCACATCTTCGTTATTGCGGACTTCTTCGGGTGTGCCGTCGCCGATCTTCTTGCCGTAATCCAGCACCACCACCCGGTCGGAGATATCCATCACCACGCCCATGTCGTGCTCGATCAGCACGATGGTGGTGCCGAACTCGTCGTTCACATCGAGGATGAAGCGGCACATGTCCTGCTTTTCCTCGACGTTCATGCCGGCCATCGGCTCGTCGAGCAGCAGCACCTTGGGCTCCATCGCCAGCGCGCGGCCCAGGTCGACCCGCTTTTGCAGGCCGTAGGGCAGCTGGCCCACGGGTGTCTTGCGAAAGGCCTGGATCTCCAGAAAGTCGATGATGTGCTCGACAAACTCGCGCTGCTGGATCTCCTCGCGCTGGGCCGGGCCCAGGCGCAGCGCCTGCAGCAGCAGGTTGCTTTTGATCTGCAGGTTGCGGCCGGTCATGATGTTGTCGATCACGCTCATGCCCTTGAACAGCGCCAGGTTCTGGAAGGTGCGGGCCACGCCCATCTCGGCGACCTGGCGGCTGTTCATGTGCGCAAAGGTCTGGCCGCGAAAGCTGATCGCGCCTTCCGAAGGCGTGTAGACGCCGTTGATGCAGTTGAGCATGGAGCTCTTGCCGGCGCCGTTGGGGCCGATGATGGAGCGGATCTCATGCTCCTTGACGTTGAAGGAGATATCCGTCAGCGCCTTGACGCCGCCAAAGCGCAGGCTGATGTTCTTGATGTCAAGAATGACGTCACCGATTTTTTTGCTCATGGGTGGCTTTCTCTTGGCTGGGCGCTCAGGCAACCGACTTCAGCGGCGCGAAGGTCTTGCTGTCGGCGATCTTCAAGGTGGCGCTGACGCTGCCGCTGCGGCCGTCCTCGAACTTCACCTGGGTCTCGATGAACTGCTCGCTGCGCCCCGCGTAGAGCGCATCGACGAGCACGCCGTACTTGTCGGCGATAAAGCCACGGCGGACCTTGTTGGTACGGGTCAGCTCGCCGTCGTCGGCATCGAGCTCCTTGTGCAGAATCAAAAAGCGCGTCACCTGGCTGCCCGCCAGCATCGCATCAGTGGCCAGGTCGGCATTGACCTTCTCGACACAGTTCTGGATCAGCGTGTAGACCTGCGGCTTCTGCGCCAGGTCGGTGTAGCCGGCGTAGGGCAGGTTCTGGCGTTCGGCCCAGTTGCCCACGGCCTCGAAGTCGATATTGATCATCGCGCAGACCTTCTCGCGCCCATCACCCAGGGCCACAGCCTCCTTGATGAAGGGGAAGAACTTGAGCTTGTTCTCGACATACTTGGGGGCAAACATCGCGCCGTCGTTGCTGCCGCCTTTGAGGCGCCCGACATCCTTGACGCGGTCGATGATCTTGAGCTGGCCGCTCTTGTCCAGAAAGCCGGCATCGCTGGTGTGGTACCAGCCGTCTTCGCTCAGCACCTCGGCCGTTGCCTTGGGGTTCTTGTAGTACTCTTTGAGCAAGCCCGGCGACTTGACCAGGATCTCGCCGTTGTCGGCCATCTTGATCTCGACGCCGCGAATCGGGTTGCCCACGGTATCGGCAAACACCTGGTTGTCCGGCTGGATGCAGACGAACACGGCGGTCTCGGTCGAGCCGTAGAGCTGCTTCAAGTTGATGCCGATGGAGCGGAAAAAGCTGAACAGGTCGGGGCCAATCGCTTCACCGGCCGTATAGGCCACGCGCACGCGGCTAAAGCCCATGTTGTTGCG encodes the following:
- a CDS encoding branched-chain amino acid ABC transporter permease, whose product is MAFFLETLFGGLMVGMLYALIALGFVLIFKASGVFNFAMGAMVLFAALAMARFSEWIPKWLGMEPGVLSIALALVVAMVIMVGVAWAIERFALRYLVNQEPIALLMATLGIAYFLDGLGPMIFGSAVYSINVGMPKDPMFVLENMFQGGVLISQEDLYAAGIAAVLVLVLSVFFQKTKTGRALRAVADDHQAAQSIGIPLSRIWVIVWSVAGCVALVVGIIWGSKLGVQYSLSLVALKALPVVILGGLTSVPGAIVGGLIIGVGEKLSEVYLGPYVGGGIETWFAYGLALCFLLFRPQGLFGDKIIDRV
- a CDS encoding ABC transporter ATP-binding protein, which translates into the protein MSKKIGDVILDIKNISLRFGGVKALTDISFNVKEHEIRSIIGPNGAGKSSMLNCINGVYTPSEGAISFRGQTFAHMNSRQVAEMGVARTFQNLALFKGMSVIDNIMTGRNLQIKSNLLLQALRLGPAQREEIQQREFVEHIIDFLEIQAFRKTPVGQLPYGLQKRVDLGRALAMEPKVLLLDEPMAGMNVEEKQDMCRFILDVNDEFGTTIVLIEHDMGVVMDISDRVVVLDYGKKIGDGTPEEVRNNEDVIRAYLGAGH